In Achromobacter spanius, the following proteins share a genomic window:
- the acs gene encoding acetate--CoA ligase produces the protein MSNAIESVLVETRVFPPPERAAEGAAIPSMDAYNALCAQVENDFDGFWAGQARDNLQWTKPFTQVLDESDAPFYRWFGDGELNVSANCLDVHLTNGNADKTAIIFEGDDGTVNKVTYRELLARVCRFANGLKDLGYKKGDRAIIYMPMSIEAVVAMQACARLGVTHSVVFGGFSAKSLQERIVDVGASLVITADEQVRGGKTIPLKPAVEDAIAMGGCEAVGKVIVYRRTGGKVQWNEGRDLWMHEVEAGQPDTCEPVPVNAEHPLFILYTSGSTGKPKGVQHSSAGYLLWALLTVKWTFDARKDDVYWCTADVGWVTGHTYITYGPLAAGLTQVVFEGVPTYPNAGRFWDMIARHKVTTFYTAPTAIRSLIKASETTPDAHPKNYDLDSLRIIGTVGEPINPEAWMWYHKHVGRERCPIVDTWWQTETGGHMITPLPGATPTKPGSCTLPLPGIAAAIVDETGGDVEKGNGGFLVIKRPWPAMIRNIWGDPERFKKSYFPSELRGYYLAGDGAQRDADGYFWIMGRIDDVLNVSGHRLGTMEVESALVAHELVAEAAVVGRPDDTTGEAVVAFVVLKQARPEGEAAQAIAKQLRDWVAKEIGPIAKPKDIRFGDNLPKTRSGKIMRRLLRVVAKGEEVTQDVSTLENPAILEQLAKPL, from the coding sequence ATGTCGAATGCAATTGAGTCCGTCTTGGTAGAAACCCGCGTCTTTCCGCCGCCCGAGCGCGCGGCCGAGGGCGCGGCGATTCCCAGCATGGACGCCTACAACGCGCTGTGTGCCCAAGTGGAAAACGACTTCGACGGCTTCTGGGCCGGCCAGGCCCGCGACAATCTGCAATGGACCAAGCCCTTCACGCAAGTGCTGGATGAGTCCGACGCGCCGTTCTACCGCTGGTTCGGCGATGGTGAACTGAACGTGTCGGCCAACTGCCTGGACGTACACCTGACCAACGGCAACGCCGACAAGACCGCCATCATCTTCGAAGGCGACGATGGCACGGTCAACAAGGTGACCTACCGCGAACTGCTGGCGCGTGTGTGCCGCTTCGCCAATGGCCTGAAAGACCTGGGCTACAAGAAGGGCGACCGCGCCATCATCTACATGCCTATGTCGATCGAAGCCGTGGTGGCCATGCAGGCCTGCGCGCGCCTGGGCGTGACGCACTCGGTGGTGTTCGGCGGCTTTTCGGCCAAGAGCCTGCAAGAGCGCATCGTGGACGTTGGCGCATCGCTGGTCATCACCGCCGACGAACAAGTGCGCGGCGGCAAGACCATTCCGCTCAAGCCCGCCGTGGAAGACGCCATCGCCATGGGCGGCTGCGAAGCCGTCGGAAAGGTGATCGTGTACCGCCGCACCGGCGGCAAGGTGCAGTGGAACGAAGGCCGCGATCTCTGGATGCACGAGGTCGAGGCCGGCCAGCCCGACACCTGCGAACCCGTGCCGGTCAACGCCGAACACCCGCTCTTCATTCTTTACACGTCCGGTTCCACCGGCAAGCCCAAGGGCGTGCAGCACTCGTCGGCGGGCTACCTGCTGTGGGCGCTGCTGACCGTGAAGTGGACCTTCGACGCCCGCAAGGACGACGTCTACTGGTGCACGGCCGATGTGGGCTGGGTCACTGGCCACACCTACATCACCTACGGCCCGCTGGCCGCCGGGTTGACGCAGGTGGTGTTCGAGGGCGTGCCCACGTACCCCAACGCCGGCCGCTTCTGGGACATGATCGCGCGCCACAAGGTCACCACGTTCTACACGGCGCCCACGGCCATCCGTTCGCTGATCAAGGCGTCGGAAACGACGCCGGACGCGCACCCGAAAAATTACGATCTGGACAGCCTGCGCATCATCGGCACGGTGGGTGAGCCCATCAACCCCGAAGCCTGGATGTGGTATCACAAGCATGTCGGCCGCGAACGCTGCCCCATCGTCGACACCTGGTGGCAGACCGAAACCGGCGGCCACATGATTACCCCCTTGCCGGGCGCCACGCCGACCAAGCCGGGTTCGTGCACGCTGCCGCTGCCAGGCATCGCCGCCGCCATTGTTGATGAAACCGGGGGCGACGTCGAAAAAGGCAATGGCGGATTCCTGGTCATCAAGCGCCCGTGGCCCGCGATGATCCGCAACATCTGGGGCGACCCGGAACGCTTCAAGAAAAGCTACTTCCCGTCGGAGCTGCGTGGTTATTACCTGGCTGGTGACGGCGCGCAGCGCGACGCGGACGGCTACTTCTGGATCATGGGTCGCATCGACGACGTGCTGAACGTGTCGGGCCACCGCCTGGGCACGATGGAAGTCGAGTCGGCGCTGGTAGCGCATGAACTGGTGGCGGAAGCCGCCGTGGTCGGCCGTCCGGACGACACCACCGGCGAAGCCGTGGTGGCTTTCGTGGTGCTCAAGCAGGCGCGTCCCGAAGGCGAAGCCGCTCAGGCCATCGCCAAGCAGTTGCGCGACTGGGTCGCCAAGGAAATCGGCCCCATCGCCAAGCCCAAGGACATCCGCTTTGGCGACAACCTGCCCAAGACGCGTTCGGGCAAGATCATGCGCCGTCTGCTGCGTGTGGTGGCCAAGGGCGAGGAAGTGACGCAGGACGTGTCCACGCTGGAAAATCCCGCCATTCTTGAGCAATTGGCCAAGCCGCTGTAA
- a CDS encoding MFS transporter, giving the protein MSQTQLPEPPTGGSTPEVGAGGASPLNPGVAKREVWAWAMYDFANSGYTTVILTAVFSTYFVGVVGGRAPWATLAWTAALSLSYLLIMLTMPTLGARADASGSKRRLLYSSTIGCVAATLVLTQAGPGDVWLALAAIVVSNYCYCVGESVVAAFLPELARPAALGRVSGWGWSFGYCGGMLTLGLSLVVVTSAEARGMTAEHFVPWVIVVTCSVFALAALPSFFLLKERARPQAVKPQALHMLKRLAYAWRETGQHFPEFRRLLMCIACYQAGISVVITLAAVYASEVMGFTTPQIMLLVFTVNIGAAVGAFSFGYVQDRIGHKPALAITLCGWIVMVLVAYSAVTAPVFWVAATLAGLCMGTTQSAGRAMTGALAPAGRLAEFYSLWTFAVQLAAVIGPLTYGIVTWATDGNHRLAILVTGVFFVGGLILLSRVDMKRGLARRPAV; this is encoded by the coding sequence GTGAGCCAGACGCAATTGCCGGAACCGCCTACGGGCGGTTCCACGCCTGAAGTCGGGGCAGGGGGCGCCAGCCCTCTGAACCCCGGCGTGGCCAAACGCGAAGTCTGGGCCTGGGCCATGTACGACTTCGCGAATTCCGGCTACACCACCGTCATTCTCACGGCGGTGTTCAGCACCTATTTTGTTGGCGTGGTCGGCGGGCGAGCCCCGTGGGCCACGCTGGCCTGGACGGCGGCGCTGTCGCTGTCCTATCTGCTCATCATGTTGACGATGCCCACGCTGGGCGCGCGCGCCGACGCCAGCGGCAGCAAGCGTCGCCTGCTGTATTCCAGCACCATCGGCTGCGTGGCCGCCACGCTGGTCCTGACGCAAGCGGGCCCTGGCGACGTGTGGCTGGCGCTGGCCGCCATCGTGGTGTCCAACTATTGCTACTGCGTGGGGGAGTCCGTGGTGGCGGCGTTCCTGCCCGAGCTTGCCCGCCCGGCCGCGCTGGGCCGCGTATCGGGCTGGGGTTGGAGCTTCGGTTATTGCGGCGGCATGCTGACCCTGGGCTTGTCGCTGGTGGTGGTGACATCGGCCGAAGCCCGTGGCATGACAGCGGAACATTTCGTGCCCTGGGTCATCGTGGTGACGTGCTCGGTATTCGCGTTGGCGGCGCTGCCGTCATTCTTTTTGCTGAAAGAGCGCGCGCGGCCGCAGGCGGTCAAACCGCAAGCGCTGCATATGCTGAAGCGCCTGGCCTATGCCTGGCGCGAAACCGGCCAACACTTTCCCGAGTTTCGCCGCCTGCTGATGTGCATCGCCTGCTATCAGGCGGGCATCTCGGTCGTCATCACGCTGGCCGCCGTTTACGCATCCGAAGTCATGGGGTTCACCACGCCGCAGATCATGCTGCTGGTGTTCACGGTGAATATCGGCGCCGCCGTGGGCGCGTTCTCGTTCGGTTATGTGCAAGACCGCATCGGCCACAAGCCGGCGCTGGCCATCACCTTGTGCGGCTGGATCGTGATGGTGCTGGTGGCATATTCGGCTGTGACGGCGCCGGTGTTCTGGGTGGCCGCCACGTTGGCGGGGCTATGCATGGGCACGACCCAAAGCGCCGGCCGCGCCATGACCGGCGCGCTGGCGCCTGCCGGCCGCCTGGCCGAGTTCTATTCGCTGTGGACCTTTGCCGTGCAGTTGGCCGCGGTGATCGGGCCGTTGACCTACGGCATCGTCACCTGGGCTACCGATGGCAACCATCGCCTGGCCATCCTGGTGACCGGCGTGTTCTTCGTGGGCGGCCTCATCCTGTTGTCGCGCGTGGATATGAAACGCGGCCTGGCGCGGCGTCCCGCCGTCTGA
- a CDS encoding heme-binding protein, protein MNTKPVLSAEDVKKILAAAEAHAVQNKWAVTISVVDDGGHLLGMLRLDDAAPISAHIAPAKAKTAALGRRESRIYEEMINNGRVSFLSAPLIEGMLEGGVPVTVNGHVVGAVGVSGVKSTEDVLIAQAGIAALGL, encoded by the coding sequence ATGAATACCAAACCCGTGCTGAGCGCCGAAGACGTCAAGAAGATCCTCGCCGCGGCCGAAGCACACGCCGTGCAGAACAAGTGGGCCGTGACCATCTCGGTGGTCGATGACGGTGGCCACCTGCTTGGCATGCTGCGTCTGGATGACGCGGCCCCCATCTCGGCGCACATTGCGCCCGCCAAGGCCAAGACCGCCGCGCTGGGCCGCCGCGAATCGCGCATCTACGAAGAGATGATCAACAACGGCCGCGTGTCGTTCCTGTCGGCTCCGCTGATCGAAGGCATGCTGGAAGGCGGCGTGCCGGTCACCGTCAACGGCCATGTGGTGGGCGCCGTCGGCGTGTCGGGCGTGAAGTCGACCGAAGATGTGCTGATCGCGCAAGCAGGCATTGCCGCGCTGGGCCTGTGA
- a CDS encoding propionate--CoA ligase, producing the protein MRLKAYEQYQETQMQKTRDFHYRSLHDRDGFWREEAGRIHWDTPFQSVLDFSRPPFAKWFVGGTTNLCYNAVDRWLPTQGDQPALIWVSTEVEQERTYTRQDVYEEVNAAAAMLKELGVGRGDRVLLYMPMVPEAVFTMLACARIGAVHSVVFGGFASVNLAQRIDDAAPKVVVCTDGGSRGGKVVPYKPLLDKALGLAKSPPASVVVFDRGLAPFEPVAGRDLDYATLRARHRGARVPVQWLESSEPSYILYTSGTTGKPKGVQRDTGGYAVALASSMEYLFNGRAGDTFFCTSDIGWVVGHSYIVYGPLIGGQATVLYEGTPVRPDGAILWKLVEQFGVNTLFSAPTAVRVLKRQDPALLKRHDLSSLRAVYLAGEPLDEPTATWISQGLGKPIIDNYWQTESGWPILSAQPGVENVPTRFGSPSFPVYGFDARIVSEATGEDLGPDEKGVVAIVPPLPPGAMSTIWGDDARFVQTYFTSIPGRQVYSTFDWGRVDADGYWFILGRTDDVINVAGHRLGTREIEESVNSHSGIAECAVVGVADALKGQVAMAFAVLKNPAGAETPDGAKQLEGDIMRLVEDQLGAVARPARIRFVGALPKTRSGKVLRRAIVAVCEGRDPGDLTTIEDPSALEQIKESLQ; encoded by the coding sequence ATCCGCCTTAAGGCGTACGAACAATACCAGGAGACACAAATGCAAAAAACTCGGGATTTCCATTACAGATCATTGCATGACCGGGATGGCTTCTGGCGTGAGGAGGCGGGACGCATCCACTGGGATACGCCATTTCAGTCTGTGCTGGATTTCTCGCGACCGCCATTCGCCAAGTGGTTCGTGGGCGGAACGACCAATCTTTGCTACAACGCGGTCGACCGGTGGTTGCCGACCCAGGGCGATCAGCCCGCGCTGATCTGGGTGTCCACCGAGGTGGAGCAAGAGCGGACGTACACCCGGCAGGACGTTTACGAAGAGGTCAACGCGGCTGCCGCCATGCTCAAGGAGCTGGGCGTGGGGCGGGGTGACCGCGTGTTGTTGTACATGCCGATGGTGCCCGAAGCCGTGTTCACCATGCTGGCCTGCGCCCGGATCGGCGCGGTGCATTCGGTGGTGTTCGGCGGGTTTGCGTCCGTCAACCTGGCCCAGCGCATCGACGACGCCGCGCCCAAGGTTGTGGTGTGCACCGATGGCGGATCGCGCGGCGGCAAGGTGGTGCCGTACAAGCCCTTGTTGGACAAGGCCTTGGGCCTGGCGAAGTCGCCGCCCGCATCGGTCGTGGTGTTTGACCGGGGCCTGGCGCCCTTCGAACCCGTGGCCGGACGCGACCTGGATTACGCCACCTTGCGCGCGCGCCACCGTGGCGCCCGGGTGCCGGTGCAGTGGCTGGAATCGTCCGAGCCCAGCTACATCCTTTACACGTCTGGCACCACCGGCAAGCCCAAGGGCGTGCAGCGCGACACGGGCGGCTATGCGGTAGCGCTGGCATCGTCCATGGAGTACCTGTTCAACGGCCGCGCGGGCGATACGTTTTTTTGCACCAGCGACATCGGCTGGGTGGTCGGCCATTCCTACATCGTCTACGGCCCCTTGATCGGCGGGCAGGCCACGGTGCTGTATGAAGGCACGCCGGTGCGCCCCGATGGCGCCATTCTGTGGAAGCTGGTGGAGCAGTTCGGCGTGAACACCTTGTTTTCCGCGCCCACCGCCGTGCGGGTGCTCAAACGGCAGGACCCCGCGCTGCTCAAGCGCCATGACCTGTCCAGCCTGCGCGCGGTGTATCTGGCCGGCGAGCCGCTGGACGAGCCGACCGCCACCTGGATTTCGCAAGGGCTGGGTAAACCCATCATCGACAACTACTGGCAGACCGAGTCCGGCTGGCCGATCCTGTCCGCGCAGCCTGGTGTTGAAAACGTGCCGACCCGATTCGGCAGCCCATCATTTCCTGTCTACGGTTTTGACGCGCGCATCGTCAGCGAGGCCACGGGCGAAGATCTGGGGCCGGACGAGAAAGGCGTGGTGGCAATCGTGCCGCCGCTGCCTCCCGGCGCCATGTCCACGATCTGGGGCGATGATGCGCGTTTCGTGCAGACGTATTTCACGTCGATTCCCGGGCGGCAGGTGTATTCCACGTTTGATTGGGGGCGGGTGGATGCCGATGGTTACTGGTTCATTCTGGGCCGTACCGACGACGTGATCAACGTGGCGGGTCACCGTCTTGGTACGCGAGAGATCGAGGAATCCGTCAACAGCCATAGCGGAATTGCCGAATGCGCGGTGGTGGGCGTGGCGGATGCGTTGAAGGGCCAGGTCGCCATGGCGTTCGCCGTGTTGAAGAATCCCGCCGGGGCCGAGACGCCCGACGGGGCAAAGCAGCTGGAAGGCGATATCATGCGGCTGGTGGAAGATCAGCTGGGAGCGGTGGCAAGACCCGCCAGGATCCGGTTCGTGGGCGCATTGCCCAAGACCCGTTCCGGCAAGGTGCTGCGCCGTGCGATCGTCGCAGTATGCGAAGGCCGCGATCCCGGAGACCTGACGACCATTGAAGACCCATCCGCCCTGGAACAGATCAAGGAGTCGTTGCAATGA
- a CDS encoding C40 family peptidase — MHRHSILAQFSSSTGQAKRGLRTLALMACVASLAGCAGTGQKSTAHTSEIDPYEMEWVATADDPIGMLVTQKFKRDRQGRNAGNAGANTGDNAMVSEALNYLGIRYRFGGSTPETGFDCSGLVSYSAERSLGLKLPRNAAEMAQQGVSVAKNELKAGDLVFFNTMGRRYSHVGIYLGDDRFVHSPSAGGVVRVESMTMAYWTKRYNGARRLDNTLMASARAAN, encoded by the coding sequence ATGCATCGACACTCCATACTCGCGCAATTCAGTTCATCCACTGGCCAGGCAAAGCGCGGTCTGCGTACGCTCGCGCTGATGGCATGTGTTGCGAGTCTGGCAGGTTGTGCAGGCACCGGGCAAAAGTCAACCGCCCATACGTCCGAGATTGATCCGTACGAAATGGAATGGGTCGCCACCGCCGATGACCCTATCGGCATGCTGGTGACGCAAAAATTCAAGCGTGATCGCCAGGGCCGCAATGCCGGTAACGCCGGCGCCAATACCGGTGACAACGCCATGGTCAGCGAAGCCCTGAACTACCTGGGCATCCGCTACCGCTTCGGCGGAAGCACTCCCGAAACCGGCTTTGATTGCAGCGGCCTGGTCTCGTACTCCGCTGAACGCTCCCTTGGTCTGAAACTGCCGCGCAACGCCGCCGAAATGGCCCAGCAAGGTGTCTCGGTCGCCAAAAACGAATTGAAAGCCGGCGACCTGGTCTTCTTCAACACCATGGGACGCCGCTATTCACACGTGGGCATCTACCTGGGCGACGACCGCTTCGTGCATTCGCCCAGCGCCGGTGGCGTCGTGCGCGTGGAAAGCATGACCATGGCTTACTGGACCAAGCGCTACAACGGCGCCCGTCGGCTGGATAACACCCTGATGGCTTCGGCCCGCGCCGCCAACTGA
- a CDS encoding DUF2325 domain-containing protein yields MTAGLSAVVVGADRLGNIPDLLKGHNISITHHISGRDPSHQKKTLQLPSGTQLVILLTDFLGHNVMKTFRNAAQRGGIRVVACRRSVCSMQQALQQCGLCPRAGTVH; encoded by the coding sequence ATGACGGCAGGACTCAGTGCAGTAGTGGTTGGGGCAGATCGACTGGGTAATATTCCGGATCTGCTCAAAGGACACAACATTTCGATCACGCATCACATCAGCGGCCGTGATCCCTCACATCAGAAGAAGACGCTGCAACTGCCTTCGGGCACCCAACTGGTCATTTTGCTGACCGACTTCCTGGGCCACAACGTCATGAAGACCTTCCGCAACGCTGCGCAGCGTGGCGGCATCCGGGTCGTGGCTTGTCGCCGTTCGGTATGCAGCATGCAGCAAGCCCTGCAGCAATGCGGCCTGTGCCCGCGCGCAGGCACCGTGCACTGA
- a CDS encoding CysB family HTH-type transcriptional regulator yields the protein MNLQQFRFVRETIRRDFNLTEAARMLYTSQPGVSKAIIEFEDELGIKIFERHGKRIKGLTKPGLAVSQVIDRIMREVDNLKKVSDEFARRDEGGLVIACTHTQARYLLPRVIPAFRKQFPKVHLSLAEGSPAQLAEMVLHEQADLALATESLALTPGLATLPVYAWEHTVVVRPDHPLAELTSSAAKRLSLAQLAEHPIVTYDRAFTGRSTIDEVFANQGIHPDIVLEAIDADVIKTYVDVGLGIGIIAGVAYDPRRDSNLVGLPVGHLFGTHTTRVGVKSGVFLRDYVYTFLEMLAPSLTRAVVSAAVQGTPK from the coding sequence ATGAACCTCCAGCAATTTCGTTTTGTGCGTGAAACCATCCGGCGCGACTTCAACCTGACCGAAGCCGCCCGGATGCTCTATACCTCGCAGCCTGGAGTCTCCAAGGCCATCATCGAATTCGAAGACGAGCTGGGCATCAAGATCTTCGAACGCCATGGCAAGCGCATCAAAGGCCTGACCAAGCCCGGCTTGGCGGTGTCTCAAGTAATCGACCGCATCATGCGCGAGGTCGACAACCTGAAAAAAGTCAGCGATGAATTCGCCCGGCGTGACGAGGGTGGCCTGGTCATCGCCTGCACCCACACTCAAGCACGCTATCTTTTGCCCCGCGTGATCCCCGCGTTCCGCAAGCAATTTCCCAAAGTGCATTTGTCGCTGGCCGAAGGCAGTCCGGCGCAATTGGCGGAAATGGTCCTGCATGAGCAGGCCGATCTGGCGCTGGCAACCGAGTCCCTGGCGCTGACGCCGGGCCTTGCCACCTTGCCCGTCTATGCCTGGGAGCACACCGTGGTGGTGCGCCCGGACCATCCGCTGGCGGAACTGACGTCCAGTGCCGCCAAGCGCTTGTCGCTGGCGCAACTGGCGGAACATCCCATCGTGACCTACGACCGCGCGTTCACGGGCCGCAGCACGATCGACGAGGTATTCGCCAACCAGGGCATTCACCCCGACATCGTGCTGGAAGCCATTGATGCCGACGTGATCAAGACCTACGTGGACGTGGGGCTGGGCATCGGCATCATTGCCGGCGTGGCCTATGACCCGCGCCGCGACTCGAACCTGGTCGGCCTGCCCGTGGGCCACTTGTTTGGCACGCACACCACGCGCGTGGGCGTGAAATCGGGCGTGTTCCTGCGCGACTACGTCTACACGTTCCTGGAAATGCTGGCGCCCTCGCTAACGCGGGCGGTGGTGTCCGCGGCAGTGCAGGGCACGCCGAAATAA
- a CDS encoding CoA-acylating methylmalonate-semialdehyde dehydrogenase: MSEVPRVPLLIGGKLVQSKSTEWRDVINPATQEVVAKVPFATREELDLAVSNAKEAFKTWRNSGQGTRMRVMLKFQELLRANTGKLAEMITREHGKTLPDAEGEIGRGLEVVEHACSIANLQLGEYAENAASGIDVYTLIQPLGVCAGITAFNFPVMLPCFMFPIAVACGNSFVLKPSEQDPTASLFLAELALEAGLPPGVLNVVHGGPDTANGLCEHPDIKAVSFIGSTRVGTEIYNRASAAGKRCQSMMGAKNHCVILPDADPEVALNQLVGAAFGAAGQRCMASSVAVLVGDARNWLPDFVERSKKLKVNSGTDREADLGPLVSPNAKKRVESLIQKGVDEGAKLLLDGRNLKVSGFEQGNFVGPTIFDGVNEDMTIYTEEIFGPVLCCVGVETLEDAVAFINRNPNGNGVALFTQDGGAARYFQNNIDVGQVGINVPIPVPVAWFSFTGSRGSKLGDLGPNGKQAVQFWTQTKTVTARWSAHAKTVNTTISMR; the protein is encoded by the coding sequence ATGAGTGAAGTCCCCCGCGTTCCGCTATTGATCGGCGGCAAGCTCGTGCAGTCCAAATCCACCGAATGGCGCGACGTGATCAACCCCGCCACCCAGGAGGTCGTTGCCAAGGTGCCCTTCGCCACGCGCGAAGAGCTGGACCTGGCCGTCTCCAACGCCAAGGAGGCCTTCAAGACCTGGCGCAACAGCGGGCAGGGCACGCGGATGCGCGTCATGCTGAAGTTTCAGGAGCTGCTGCGCGCCAACACCGGCAAGCTGGCCGAGATGATTACGCGCGAACATGGCAAGACGCTGCCCGACGCTGAAGGCGAAATCGGGCGCGGCCTGGAAGTGGTTGAGCACGCCTGCTCGATCGCCAACCTGCAACTGGGCGAGTACGCCGAAAACGCCGCGTCCGGCATCGACGTCTACACCCTGATCCAGCCGCTGGGTGTTTGCGCGGGCATCACCGCGTTCAACTTCCCGGTGATGCTGCCTTGCTTCATGTTCCCGATTGCCGTGGCCTGCGGCAACAGCTTCGTGCTCAAACCGTCCGAACAGGATCCGACCGCGTCGCTGTTCCTGGCCGAGTTGGCGCTGGAAGCTGGCCTGCCCCCGGGCGTGCTGAACGTGGTGCATGGCGGCCCCGACACGGCCAACGGCCTGTGCGAACACCCCGACATCAAGGCGGTGTCGTTCATTGGTTCGACCCGCGTGGGCACCGAGATCTACAACCGCGCATCGGCCGCGGGCAAGCGTTGCCAGTCGATGATGGGCGCTAAAAACCATTGCGTGATCCTGCCGGACGCGGACCCCGAAGTGGCGCTGAACCAACTGGTGGGCGCGGCGTTCGGCGCCGCCGGCCAGCGCTGCATGGCCTCGTCCGTGGCCGTGCTGGTGGGCGATGCCCGCAACTGGCTGCCCGATTTTGTCGAGCGCTCCAAGAAGCTCAAGGTCAATTCCGGCACCGACCGCGAAGCCGACCTGGGCCCGCTGGTGTCGCCCAATGCCAAGAAGCGCGTGGAAAGCCTGATCCAGAAGGGCGTGGACGAAGGCGCCAAGCTTCTGCTGGATGGACGCAATCTGAAGGTGTCGGGCTTTGAGCAAGGCAACTTCGTGGGCCCGACGATTTTTGACGGCGTCAACGAAGACATGACCATCTACACCGAAGAAATTTTCGGACCGGTCCTGTGCTGCGTCGGGGTGGAAACGCTGGAAGACGCGGTGGCCTTCATCAACCGCAATCCCAACGGCAACGGCGTTGCGCTGTTCACGCAGGATGGCGGCGCCGCGCGCTATTTCCAGAACAACATCGATGTGGGCCAGGTCGGCATCAACGTGCCGATTCCCGTGCCGGTGGCGTGGTTCAGCTTCACGGGTTCGCGCGGCTCCAAGCTGGGCGACCTGGGTCCCAATGGCAAGCAGGCCGTGCAGTTCTGGACGCAGACCAAGACGGTAACCGCGCGCTGGTCTGCCCACGCCAAGACGGTGAATACCACCATCTCGATGCGCTGA
- a CDS encoding ABC transporter substrate-binding protein: MKLHARGLAAGLCLGALLVSQAQAADKPPVKIGILTDMSGTYAGMGGPGSVAAAQLAIDDCLAAECKGMKIELVSADNQNKADVGAAKAREWFDRDGVTAIADLTNSAVALAVQGIAREKNKVVMFSGPATTALTNKECSPVGFHWMFDTYSQSAGGAKATVRAGGKSWYFITVDYAFGHSLEADTAKAVKALGGTVAGNVRHPLNAPDFASYLLQAQSSKAQVVALANGGQDTVNAVKQAREFGIVDGGQRLVSLLIFLSDLRALGLENAQGLSYVDGFYWDYDDASRQWAARFEKAFRGLKPTMTQAGVYSSVLHYLRATAAAGSTDGKVVADKMRELPIKDPIMRNASIRPDGRVIHDMYLYEVKKPAESKGGWDYSKLVATIPAAEAFQPLADSSCPLVKK; encoded by the coding sequence ATGAAATTGCACGCACGCGGGCTGGCCGCAGGCTTGTGTCTGGGCGCTTTATTGGTAAGCCAGGCGCAGGCGGCCGACAAGCCGCCAGTGAAGATCGGCATTCTGACGGATATGTCCGGCACCTATGCCGGGATGGGCGGGCCGGGTTCGGTGGCGGCGGCGCAATTGGCCATCGACGACTGCCTGGCCGCGGAATGCAAGGGCATGAAGATCGAACTGGTGTCCGCCGACAACCAGAACAAGGCGGATGTGGGCGCCGCGAAAGCGCGCGAATGGTTTGACCGTGACGGCGTGACGGCCATTGCCGACCTGACCAACTCGGCCGTGGCGCTGGCGGTGCAAGGGATCGCGCGCGAGAAAAACAAGGTGGTGATGTTCTCCGGCCCGGCTACCACCGCGCTGACGAACAAGGAATGCTCGCCCGTCGGGTTCCACTGGATGTTCGACACGTATTCGCAGTCCGCGGGCGGCGCCAAGGCGACCGTGCGGGCGGGCGGCAAGTCCTGGTACTTCATCACCGTGGACTATGCGTTTGGGCATTCGCTGGAAGCAGACACGGCCAAGGCAGTGAAGGCGCTGGGCGGCACGGTTGCCGGCAACGTGCGCCATCCCTTGAACGCACCGGATTTTGCGTCGTACCTGTTGCAGGCGCAAAGCTCCAAGGCGCAGGTCGTGGCGCTGGCCAATGGCGGCCAGGACACCGTCAACGCGGTCAAGCAGGCGCGTGAATTCGGCATCGTGGACGGTGGGCAGCGCCTGGTGTCCCTGTTGATCTTCCTGTCGGATCTGCGTGCGCTGGGCCTGGAAAATGCCCAAGGCCTGTCATACGTGGACGGCTTTTATTGGGACTACGACGATGCATCCCGGCAATGGGCCGCGCGCTTTGAAAAGGCCTTCCGTGGCCTGAAGCCCACGATGACGCAGGCGGGCGTGTATTCCAGCGTGCTGCATTACCTGCGGGCGACCGCCGCTGCCGGCAGTACCGACGGCAAGGTTGTGGCCGACAAGATGCGTGAATTGCCCATCAAGGACCCGATCATGCGCAATGCATCGATCCGCCCCGATGGCCGCGTGATCCACGACATGTACCTGTACGAAGTGAAGAAGCCCGCGGAATCCAAGGGCGGCTGGGACTATTCCAAGCTGGTGGCCACCATTCCGGCGGCCGAAGCCTTCCAGCCCCTGGCCGATTCAAGTTGTCCGCTGGTGAAGAAATAA